From the Trifolium pratense cultivar HEN17-A07 linkage group LG4, ARS_RC_1.1, whole genome shotgun sequence genome, the window TCTTTTGAGTACCTGCAGTTGTGGAACCATCCTTTCTAAATGCAGGCTTCAACTTTGCCAGATCAGTCAAATTTGCGTTCGGCCGGAAACCATCATCAACGGAAACAATAATTTTCTTCTCCTCTCCAGTTTTAGGATCCAAAATCTTCATAAACAAAATCATCAGTATAATAATATTacaaatcttaaaaaaataaattcgtCTTGGCAGTTGGAACTTATACCTTTGTAGAAACAGGAACGATTTCTTCTTTGAATTTACCAGAAGCTGTTGCAGCTGCTGCGCGCCTATGAGACTCGACCTAATTAAACATTAAAAGAGTCAATTCAActtcataatatttttcatagatTCTTTTTATAGTACATTAAATGCATGTTTCATGCTTACAGCAGCCTGGTCTTGCTCCTGCCTTGTCACACCATAACGTTCCGCAACATTCTCAGAAGTGATTCCCATAGGAAGAAGGCAGTCGCGGGCTTGTACAAAGGTTTCGGTCtgttaaaataatgaaaaagtaAAGATAAGTAAACTAAGTTTCAAAGGAAAATGTGTGGAAAAGATAGGAACTAGTTATGTGTTCAttgaaagaaaattttattatacAAACTAGTGTTTAAGCACAACCTATTTATATAATCATGAAAAAATGTggttaaaattattttcatctgTAACATGTCCTCATAAACTATTATGAAGagtttattgaaataaaactAGAAACAGCTTATGAACATTTCATATGTTGTTTTCATATGCTCTCCTGAATACCCTGACAAAGTGcttatattagtatataagcTCAAATAACATGTTCACAAGCCAATACAAAGACATCCGTAGTCTAATCAACTCAACTtctctaactaactaactaatttAAGAGGTTATTTGTGAGGACTTTGAAAAGCGCAACTTCAACGTACCTTTGGATTAGTTTTGCGAATCCTTGAAATACTATCTTGTGACATACACTCTAATCCAGCTCCAATTCCTTCATCAAATAAGAGGAAGAACATTAGACCAAAAATATTACAAGGTCGTAGCATTTAAATATAGTATAGACTATAGAATCATTCTTAGCTTCTTTTCTTACCAATGTCATAGAACCCAGCTTTTATGTAAGCAGCAACATCAGAAACTGCTTGAAGTCCGGATGAACATTGTCTATTGACAGTTCGAAGTGGCACAGTCTCTGCTTGAAATATGGAGCAGATCAATCATGTATTGGAAATTAAGCTAAAAGAACATACtaattttaagcattaaatcaatttttttcatcacTAGCAATAAAACTTAGTCTTCCAGGGTTTACGACACTCACACTACGCACCAACCAACCACTTCGATTTGACCCTAGTGGTTAAGCATTAAATCCAATGAAATCACCTTGTGAATTCGCTCAACAAGTTGTATATATCATGTGCTTGTTATCATTGATGGATGAATAAGGAATGAAAAATTTACCCGGGAAACCAGCATAAAATGCAGCCATTCTGCACTCAATTGCTCTTTCGGATCCTGGTCCTAAAACTGTGCCGACAACTATGTCTCCTACTTCACTTGGATTCACATTTGTTTTCTCTATCACAGCCTACACAATATAATTCATAAATAAGAAATCaacaatagaagaaaaaaacaataattaagaAAAGAAGCTTAAGATAATTTTGAAccaaaacattttttaattgataatatcaatcataatccaAATTAAAGATTCTGTTTCTCTAAAGTTAAGATCGAGAAACTCAACTGTTCTGATTTTTATTACATGTTTTTTCTCACAATCTCAATGGTTTAACATGgctttactgtaaaaaaaaaaaggcttttTTATTGCAAACATGCATTTGGATCCAATAGTATGTTTTCCCTAAAGGTACTCCATGATACTTTGTGTCGAAAAGTACAAAGACTATTCGAAAAACATGTATTTTATTGGCGACTCTGCATGTCTCCTTTCACCCCAGACATTTCAGTTTGAGTCGTCTGACCCTCTAAATGCGAGATTTGAATGGCAGTTTGCCGCATTATGCAGACAGACTAGCTTGTGGGTGAGACTCAACCACTGTTGGTAAatcattttgtaatttataaCTGGTCTCTAAAGTCTAAACCATTTTTCTTATCTGATATCACCTTTTTCAATCTTTTACATACCAATTGATTAAACAAAGAAGTTTACCTTGAGAACTGAGGCTAGTAGATCATCTGGAAGGGTATCCTTGAATCCCCCGCGCTTTGCTTTGCAAATAGCAGTACGATATGCACTGATCATTATTGCAGTAAAATCAAAGTCAAAAGTTTATGATTGCCCttaaaaaagtcaaaaaaattaaaaaacaaaaacatgttCACCTCTATGAACCACTCAGATAAACACAGACACCATGCACAAACACACCAACATCAatattaatttgagaaaatagaataTTGTAATTGAATCTAATTACTTGTGTCAGCTTCACATCAGTGACACCAACGCGTGTCGAATACCAGACACACTTTCAATACGAAGTGTCTATCTATGAAACATTGACACACAAAGATGGCGCTAGGCTAGCCCTTTTGAGGGGTTCAACTAAACCTCCCAAACTTAACAAAAATGTAAATATACTTTTTGCAACACTAGCCCAAAAAGCTCAAGTACTCAAAAGTTTGAACCCCTAGATCAGGATCCTAGCTCCGCCATTGTTCACACATACACGGACACTGCACATGACACTAACACTttgacaccaataataatttgtaaAAAATGAATAACAGAATCTAACTACATGTGCCAGTGTCATGTCAATGTCTCAATGACATTGACACATGTCAAACACCAGACACGCCTTCAATAATGAAGTGTCAGTGGCTGAGTGCTAAATAGGATCAATAGTTTAAATTCATATTGCCATGTACTGTAAATTAAAGAACTTACGCTACAATGACCACATCATTTTCAGATCCACCTGTTTGACCAGCAGAACAGAATGTAGCCTGAAaggtaaaaaacaaaacatctaTAATCAAAAGATACAACAAAACACATTACTACATGAAAATTGTATGAAGATGTAAACTTACAGATAGATCAGTGGATTGATGAGTATGAGATGATGAAAAAACTGAATTTGAAGAATTTGGATTTAGATGTTCAAGAAGAACTCTCTGTCTTTCAATTGCTTTCTCCATTTTTTTGAACTCAATCTTTTCTCTATTGTTCTGCTTAGTATAATATACTACCAATATAATATAATGAATGTAATAAATGATAGAAAGAAGAAATTGACTTGAAGAAAATTGAGTAAACGCAATGACAAGTTGCACACACAACaactaaatattatataaaaataataattaagacaaataaaaaatctttttttttttttgacaaataagaaaaaatatatgaacatgttgTGCAGTCAAACGTTGAAGCTTACCTGGAAGGTGCTATAAATTAGTTTCAGAAAAATTGGACCTTCTTCTAACAtgtgtataaaaaatatttgtttgaagaaattaatctaaataaatttaaattattttgagaGATTAATGTTGGTAGTTGTACACagatgatattttaatttaaaaaaattaattttattttgacaataataaacatcatttgtattgtttttttttccacattAGTATATTTTGTTAGCTAAATTTTTTCTTCTAGAGGTCAATGCTACgagaaaaaatattgaaaaatgaaaacgTGTTTCATTCATCCCCTTTAGCTCACATCATACCAAACTATACGGGTCCTACATAGGAAAAGGAAGAAAACATTTTTAACATGCTTTTctctaattttaaaataaaatgttctCGTGAGTCGTAGCTCAATTGATAAAGACATTGCAAATTATTATAGGGACTGAGATTCGAACCCTACTACTCCCATTTAtcttaaaaggtgaaattctagtCACTAGAGTATTGTGTAGGAAGAAGGATTTTAACTTGGTCGTCTTTGTCTTGTATTCCAAGTCATGTTATACAAACAACAAATATTCTCAATCCTATTTGTGAAGAAGCAAAGGAAAATTGTGGAGACTCTATATGGGGTTCAACCAATCAACATTGCAAATGTCATCTTGTTTCTTGGGATAAGATTTGTCGTTCAAAAGAGGAGGGTGGTCTGGGATTTAGTAATGTTCGGATACTGAACCAAACTTATATTCATAAACTTGTTTGGAAAATTGTTGCGGATGCTGACAAGCTTTGAGTCCAAGTTATGAAAGTCAAATATAATTGTGGCATCCTTTATACCCCTAATATTACAGCTCGAAGTAACCCCTCAAACATTTGAAAAGTGTTGATTTCGAATTTAAAAActagttaaaaataattttacaaccactgaagagattactgggttgagtcgcggactaagtcgctctctttaagacgtttcgtggcactgcccaaaattgtgcaagcagattatcaaccacgccgtccccaggataaaacaacCCAGTTACAACTATATACCGATATGCTACCGCACTgtagaaatcggtcaaagaatacaccttcttgaatggtactacaataccactcgaattgatgaTACGACATCAATCTATAAttcatcggtgattcagtggtactacaataccactcaaattgatgctacaacctcaatctatgaatcaacggtactacgataccacatgtattgatgatactagaatatcaatcaatataatgacactaGGGTCACTCCAATATGGTATTAAGACCAATCTTCAATCCAAGGGATAATGGTGCTAAGACCATTATTTATTTGAACGAACTAGTGATACTTTTATCACTCTTAAACCAAACTACCGGTAATAAGGTTTCTCTTTTATTCAAAGCttcaacttataaaatattctaatataCACAAGTAATTTTATTAGAATTAAAAGTCTAACAAAACAATAGAACAAGTTCAATATAAACATATCAAACTTAAAATCTACGAAGAAAGtccattatattcaaaacataatttagAGTGAAATAACTCTCAAAATCATCTTTAGTTATGAACCTTTATCAAAAACACCATAACATGACTAATATAACCTATATTCTTCATTCATTAGTCACAATGCACGGATATATGAACCGTAAAAGCAGTTACAATCAAATTGACGAAGAAAACCAtcaattgataaaataaaaaattaacaagtgATCTTATATCAATTAGCAACAAGTTTAGGGAATTTATGACGTATCCAAATAGATTATTGGCATCACGAAATTTGTCAAGTAAACACCATTGCATGTAACAAGTGAATTCCCATTAAGCTAAgtgttaaatattaaattgaaaaacaacaaGAATATTTATATAGATGCAGTCAAACTTACTGCCACAGATGCAAAGTGGTTTGTTGTTCCCGCAATAGCTTCAAAACCTTCTTGTAAGGAGTTTGAAATATTATGATCATGAGATGCTTTGAATTCACACTATGTGATTGTTTGGCTCATGATCATATTATCATTTAGATCACTAGATATTCaacctgattttttttttctctgacGGCAGCCTAAAATGTGTTGTATTCTCATTTTAGGTTGATTAATTAACTAGAGTTTATTGTCCCATAACCTTAAAACGGTTACATAGTAACTTAACagttatgaaaaataaatcacaaatgaatcaaataaataaatctgagacttaatttatttattttctcaaattatacTAGTATGCTAGAACATATTAGTATGTTCTAGTACCCGATATGAGACTTGTTAGAAAACGGTTTACTGactttataaaaaatagaaaacgaatttttcaaaattggcaacgaaacaaattattggctgagtcgcgtactaggtcgctttctttaagacgtttcgcggaactactcgaagaagtgcactgtagtatatcaaccgcgaagtccccaggataaaacaaccgtttttcaattaaataccgataaactactgcactgtagtatcggccataataacaccaaatatggtacgaaatttcgaaccactctaattgatatacgaatatcaattctacggctacaaccgttcaaattttgaaacaacaaaataattttcgaagaaaaaacagagagaaggaaagaagcagttttctcagaatgcagagaaaaagaagtgagtttcaaactgaagaaatgaagtgtatttataggcaagtagggagctggaatcagagGATTTTAAGGAGCTGAATTTGCTCAGCCAAAATTCAAACGTGACAAAAAATTAGGGACACGTATTTTTGACCGTTTAACAGATAAAAATCTGTTTCAGACTTGgtctaagcacatttaacatgtgcgaattaagggacacgcattaaagaaatttaaattcaaaaatttctttttcttagtattaaaaaattaatatatcacccaagcccggCCCATCCTGAACGGACGGACGGCGGCgcgcgcgtgtgatattcgacattgtgtgcggtctccctttcttacaaaaatgggtaccccaagggcacacccttggttgccaccttgtggtatataaacactaccaagtagtgtgatctttccaatgtgggactcaaagagtcttttttcaattcacactattCATGGTTCTtacacttgtgtttatttcaataccaagttccctccaaattcttcatcatgttccaacaagactcaattttattttcaattcacacaccaatgtgaactttgtCCCAACAAAAAGTTATTTCAAAAGTTTGGGAGCTTGGCAAGCCTCATATCAAATGCAATAACGTTACTTATAAAGTACATTTCATTTGATAGTCCGGAAGGATTATTACCAAATTGTGGTGTCTTGGAGAGCAATACTCAACTTCTACTCCTATGAATGCAACCGAGCATTCCACCTCATACTATGTAATGGGTGGGGATTTGAATATATATTGGACACTCGAGTGTTTGAGAATATCTGCAActtgattgaaaaattgaagGACCCATTGTTGAAAATAATGATAATTCTGATTGGGATATATCTATCGTATTAACCCAACTTATAGCTTTAGTAATAATTACAACTGTTCAACTAATGTTTATCCTTTGTATGGTCCCATTTGGCATTGGCAAAACCCAACTCAGATTCACGTCATTCTTTGAAAGTTAGCCCATGGATTGTTGCTGAAAAATGAAGTTAGAGCACATCGCCAAATGCTAGTCTATAATACTTGTCCCAAGTGTCAATCTCGCCCAAAAAACCATCTTGAGAAAGAGATGAAGTCCCCTCTTACATCTCTATATCAAAATCCGAATCGAAACTACATGTATTGGTCAAAACCTCCTCCAGAGTCATTCAAGTCACTACAAATAAGTCTTATGTCCATGGTCAAACGCCTTGAGTGGCTTAACTTTCAATTGCATGTAACTATCAAATGAAACATCAACAAACAACCATATCCAATATTCCCATACTAATTGATAATAAAACAAGACTCCACTCTCATTTAAAACAGGGTGCGAAAAGTAACCCGTTTGCTTTCATACAATTTCAAGCCCAATAGAATCTAACTATCAAATGAAACATCAACAAACAACCATATCCAATATTCCCATACTAATTGATAATAAAACAAGACTCCACTCTCATTTAAAACGGGGTGCGAAAAGTAACCCGTTTGCTTTCATACAATTTCAAGCCCAATAGAATCTTGATTTAtatttctcttctattttctatttttttttttgacgcttttctatttaaaaattaggcttaaatatagttttggcccctcaagtttactaattgctcgattttggcccccctgGTTtgaattgctcgattttggtcccccatgTTTACCTCCTTTTGTAATTTGTGGCCCCtcttgactattttgaccaaaactATGCTGACATGGATATGCTTTACATGTGTCTTAATTTAACTGGTCAAAATAAAtgtgtataatttatttttaaaaaaaataaaaaaatgaaagccAAATAGGCAAGGTCACGTGAGAGTTTTTTTCATTGTTGTCATTCCCAATTACTTCATCAGAAATAAATCTGAGATATTCAACATCTTcttctcatctcatctcatccCAGGTTCtcatattcttcttcttccaaattAATTTGGTACTCTATCAACTTGAACAATTTTAATTGGTTGCTTCCATGTTTAACTCACTTTCTCAAATTTCGTGGGTAGAGTTTGAACCCTAACAACGaagaaatcaacaacaacaacgatcTCGACAATTCCTCCGCCACTTCCAAACCAGATA encodes:
- the LOC123923455 gene encoding 3-ketoacyl CoA thiolase 1, peroxisomal-like, with the protein product MEKAIERQRVLLEHLNPNSSNSVFSSSHTHQSTDLSATFCSAGQTGGSENDVVIVAAYRTAICKAKRGGFKDTLPDDLLASVLKAVIEKTNVNPSEVGDIVVGTVLGPGSERAIECRMAAFYAGFPETVPLRTVNRQCSSGLQAVSDVAAYIKAGFYDIGIGAGLECMSQDSISRIRKTNPKTETFVQARDCLLPMGITSENVAERYGVTRQEQDQAAVESHRRAAAATASGKFKEEIVPVSTKILDPKTGEEKKIIVSVDDGFRPNANLTDLAKLKPAFRKDGSTTAGNASQVSDGAAAVLLMKRSVAVQKGLPIIGIFRSFAAVGVDPSVMGVGPAFAIPAAVKSAGLELSNIDLFEINEAFASQFVYSSKKLGLDPSKVNVNGGAIALGHPLGATGARCVATLLNEMKRRGKDCRFGVISMCIGSGMGAAAVFERGDF